The genomic segment TAACTCATAAATACTATGTAACTATATATTAGATAATACTCTAGCAATACTGGCTCTCAGTAGCGGAACGAGTGGCTCTATTTTTTGGAGGAGTGGCTCTCATCAAGCGGAATGGGTGGCTCAGTTACTCCGGAATATCCACTTGGCTAACTATACCACAGTTACACTTATTCTTGAAGTGGTACTCAATGAGCTCTACAAGCTCATTCTTTGTTTTTGGCTTATGCTCTCTGATAAGTTTCATAACAGGGACTGACTTGTAAGGAGCTGATATCCCCTGATTTCCATTCAGTAAATTTAGTTCTCCACCTGTGAGCGACATGCTTTCTCCAATTCTCTACTATATTGGATTACTATGTTGTTACTCATCTTCTCGTAAAAGATAACATGAATATCATCGTTAATTTTAAATGGCAAATGCTTTGCATCCTTGAATGAAACTGGTTTTATGCTTACTGCTAATGTGCCCAACCAACCATCTATGTTCTGTCCCTCGTCCGTTACTGTAGCTTCTATGAAATCGAGTTTGTATCGTGAAGAGAACAATTCAAAAATTGCCTTCTGGATGCTTAGTCCCATATAAGTCTTATCATACAAGAACTCTTTCATCCACTTCTCCACATCGTCAAGACTCAACGAATCTATTACAGCTTTAAAGTCTTGCAGTTTATTGTACAGTTTTCTGGAAGCTGTATCTATAGAATCAGGGAATAATTCTGTGTGTTTCTCAATCCACTCCTCAAGAGATTTTGGCTTCAAACTGATGAACAATGTACTCAAATGACCCACGATTTTTTTATCGGTAGACCTGGCAAATGTATTAGCCTGAACCATTAATGGTCGTGAATACTTTGGAAAACTTCGGTCATTTAAACCCAATAACTCTTTGATGGAATCAAATTTTATCTTCTCAGTTTTAATTTTTGGACTAACCTTTTTAGGAGATTGTTTCTTGGCTACCATACGTGTACCCTCACTTAAAATCGTAACTTATCACTAAGCCATCTTTTGTCTTCTCGTAATAGATCATATCGACACAAATACTTATAGGTGATGTGAGCATACCAGACCATGTTGTTGGTTTGATGCTCACGAATCTATCTCCGATTACTCCGTCAATGTTCTGTGATTCTTCTTGGGCTGTAGCAATTCTATATGTAGTAAATTCTTGTTCAGAAACGTGTTGAAGGATAGCTTCTTGAACCTTCAGCCCTGCAAATGTCTTCGTGATAACAAGATCCTTAATCCATTCTTCAACCACGTCCTTTGTAATTAATTCAATTGCTCGTTTGAATTGTTCAATCATACCATAAACTCTTGTAGCTGCGTCTTCAATTGCGGTCGGGTGGGATTGAAGATACCACTCTTCCCATTCTCGAAGGTTTCTACCTGGAAATTCTTGGATTAGATCGCTCATTTTACCTACAACACTCGGCCTTGTACCCTGTGCATTTTGATTAGCTAAGTTCATCAGCTGTGTTGTGTATTTTGGGAAACCAGGCACAGAAGCATTCAATAATCGAAACAACT from the Candidatus Cloacimonadaceae bacterium genome contains:
- a CDS encoding MjaI family restriction endonuclease, with the protein product MAVSTKIKNEELFRLLNASVPGFPKYTTQLMNLANQNAQGTRPSVVGKMSDLIQEFPGRNLREWEEWYLQSHPTAIEDAATRVYGMIEQFKRAIELITKDVVEEWIKDLVITKTFAGLKVQEAILQHVSEQEFTTYRIATAQEESQNIDGVIGDRFVSIKPTTWSGMLTSPISICVDMIYYEKTKDGLVISYDFK
- a CDS encoding MjaI family restriction endonuclease gives rise to the protein MVAKKQSPKKVSPKIKTEKIKFDSIKELLGLNDRSFPKYSRPLMVQANTFARSTDKKIVGHLSTLFISLKPKSLEEWIEKHTELFPDSIDTASRKLYNKLQDFKAVIDSLSLDDVEKWMKEFLYDKTYMGLSIQKAIFELFSSRYKLDFIEATVTDEGQNIDGWLGTLAVSIKPVSFKDAKHLPFKINDDIHVIFYEKMSNNIVIQYSRELEKACRSQVEN